A genomic segment from Leptolyngbya boryana PCC 6306 encodes:
- a CDS encoding AbrB family transcriptional regulator, producing the protein MLNSERLKATALNRWVEVYSILAIEGFLAVLIGFGLVVLGLTGVAWMLGGIAAGAIVISSYRALTHEPIQPNRNARKAGQLLIGLTIGLSLQHRNLSALSAHLLVFLGLPVFLMLAGALIGVIYSRVEKTDLLTGLLATTPGNIGVMASIAAEYTQNTALVSLVQLMRFTTVVAGMPLLANVAFTRSSNDEISAIVQSIIKISWTDLQTSCLFIGIALIAAYFGTKLRIPIANFLCAIAVGLMFEVLSLSFPAIAQLDFQLPIFLNLIGQILLGITIGEYWGINPKLKILSIVRSIVPVVLMSIAALIAALIIQSLTQWDWLTCLLVASPGGSPEMIWIALSLQQDPEIITAGHLVRLLTINLSLPFILALIPILQSENEQS; encoded by the coding sequence GTGCTAAATTCTGAGCGACTGAAAGCGACGGCTCTAAACCGATGGGTCGAGGTTTATAGCATTCTGGCGATCGAAGGGTTTCTAGCCGTACTCATTGGGTTTGGGCTGGTCGTGCTTGGATTAACAGGTGTCGCTTGGATGCTTGGCGGAATTGCGGCGGGTGCGATCGTGATTTCTAGCTATCGAGCCTTGACTCATGAGCCGATTCAACCGAATCGCAATGCTCGAAAAGCAGGTCAATTACTCATCGGTTTAACGATCGGGTTATCGCTGCAACATCGCAATCTCAGTGCATTATCTGCTCATCTGCTCGTCTTTCTCGGCTTGCCTGTGTTTTTGATGCTGGCGGGTGCATTGATTGGCGTTATCTATTCGCGAGTTGAAAAGACTGACTTATTAACCGGACTATTAGCAACGACTCCCGGAAACATTGGAGTCATGGCAAGTATTGCCGCAGAGTACACCCAGAATACAGCATTAGTTTCTCTGGTTCAGCTCATGCGATTTACCACGGTTGTTGCTGGAATGCCTCTGCTTGCAAATGTGGCTTTTACTCGTTCGAGCAATGATGAGATTTCTGCGATCGTTCAAAGTATTATCAAAATTTCTTGGACTGATCTCCAAACTTCGTGCTTATTTATTGGAATTGCGCTCATTGCTGCTTATTTCGGAACAAAGTTGAGAATTCCGATCGCAAATTTTCTGTGCGCGATCGCGGTTGGGCTGATGTTTGAGGTCTTGTCATTGAGCTTTCCAGCGATTGCTCAACTCGATTTTCAACTCCCGATTTTCTTGAATCTGATCGGTCAAATCTTACTCGGAATTACGATTGGTGAATATTGGGGAATTAATCCAAAGTTGAAAATTTTATCGATCGTGCGGTCTATTGTTCCAGTGGTATTGATGTCGATCGCTGCATTGATCGCTGCGTTGATTATTCAATCTCTCACTCAATGGGATTGGCTCACTTGCCTACTTGTTGCGTCTCCAGGGGGTTCGCCTGAAATGATTTGGATTGCACTGAGCTTGCAGCAAGATCCTGAAATTATTACAGCAGGACATCTAGTTCGCTTACTAACGATCAATCTATCGTTGCCGTTCATCTTAGCACTCATTCCCATACTTCAATCTGAGAATGAACAGAGCTAA
- a CDS encoding serine/threonine protein kinase, whose translation MTTFVGKALQNGKYTLDQELGRGGFGITYRATHHWLNQVVVIKTINDALRQDQQFANFQRQFQDEAKRLAMFVHPGIVRVNDFFVEDGLPYMVMDYIPGPTLAQVVFPNAPLPESTAIAYVHQVGAALNAVHHLGLLHRDVKPQNLILHQVTGQVILIDFGTAREFSPGMTQTHTSMFSEGYAPIEQYLPQTKRTAAIDVYGLAATLYSLVTAQVPIASILRDRQPLLEPREFRPDLSPRVNQAILRGMALEPHHRPATMNEWLALLPDSEKTSVSVPSIRSVPAASTPISQVATVAISSPRGDRTNIQTQPPVVQPQNQNWQPWLWGGLAMIGLVSGSVLASRFTSQQTVPVPPRSTESPLAEPSSRPKQNSEKITAPSVVPQASPKATPNQTPVPTPSPSVTPEAESDPLPPVTTPEPEPPTSPPVDPEPAASPTLSPSPTPAPEVSPASGQSGSGQESKKEQKEEKKEERREEKQKDTN comes from the coding sequence ATGACTACCTTTGTGGGCAAAGCCTTGCAAAACGGGAAATACACCCTGGATCAAGAACTCGGACGAGGCGGTTTTGGCATCACCTACCGGGCGACTCATCATTGGCTCAATCAAGTCGTGGTGATTAAAACGATCAATGATGCGCTGCGTCAAGATCAGCAGTTTGCGAATTTTCAACGTCAGTTTCAGGATGAAGCAAAACGGCTTGCGATGTTTGTTCATCCGGGGATTGTGCGAGTCAATGACTTTTTTGTGGAAGATGGTTTACCGTACATGGTCATGGACTATATTCCAGGGCCAACTTTAGCGCAGGTGGTGTTTCCGAATGCGCCATTACCCGAATCAACCGCGATCGCGTATGTTCATCAAGTCGGAGCCGCATTGAATGCCGTCCATCATCTCGGACTGCTGCATCGCGATGTGAAACCTCAGAACTTGATTCTGCATCAAGTTACAGGGCAAGTCATTCTGATTGATTTTGGTACAGCGCGCGAATTTTCTCCGGGGATGACTCAAACGCACACGAGTATGTTTTCCGAAGGCTATGCTCCGATCGAGCAATATCTGCCCCAAACCAAACGGACAGCCGCGATCGATGTGTATGGACTTGCTGCGACGCTGTATTCTCTAGTAACGGCTCAGGTTCCGATCGCGTCCATTTTGCGCGATCGTCAACCGCTTCTAGAACCGCGCGAATTCCGTCCTGATTTAAGTCCGAGAGTCAATCAGGCCATTCTACGAGGCATGGCGCTAGAACCCCATCATCGTCCTGCAACCATGAATGAATGGCTAGCCTTGCTCCCAGACTCTGAGAAAACATCTGTTTCAGTGCCGTCGATCAGATCGGTTCCGGCTGCCAGTACACCCATTAGCCAGGTTGCAACGGTTGCCATTAGCTCGCCTCGGGGCGATCGAACAAATATTCAGACCCAGCCGCCAGTCGTGCAGCCCCAGAACCAAAACTGGCAGCCCTGGCTTTGGGGTGGTCTTGCAATGATAGGACTAGTATCTGGCAGTGTTTTAGCAAGCCGATTTACAAGTCAGCAAACGGTTCCCGTACCTCCGAGATCGACTGAATCGCCGCTCGCTGAACCGTCATCTCGTCCAAAACAGAACTCTGAAAAAATAACTGCGCCTTCGGTTGTCCCGCAAGCCAGCCCAAAAGCGACTCCGAACCAAACGCCTGTCCCAACTCCTTCTCCCTCTGTCACACCAGAAGCGGAATCTGATCCGCTCCCTCCTGTCACGACTCCGGAGCCAGAACCCCCGACGAGTCCTCCGGTTGATCCGGAGCCAGCTGCAAGTCCGACACTCTCACCGTCCCCAACTCCCGCACCCGAGGTTTCTCCAGCTTCGGGACAATCTGGTTCAGGACAGGAGAGTAAGAAAGAGCAGAAAGAAGAAAAAAAAGAGGAGCGCCGTGAGGAAAAACAGAAAGACACAAATTGA
- a CDS encoding S9 family peptidase has translation MKQSYPIAPKHPYVHQLHGDERIDDYSWLRERDNPEVIAYLEAENTYTEARMQHTESLQTQLYEEMLSRIQEDDLSVPYRYGEFYYYTRTETGKAYPIHCRKYQTLDAPEEILLDQNQLAEGTEYFSLGGFEISPNHQLLAYSIDTTGAERYTLFFLDLATHQLYPESIPDTASFTWGNDNQTVFYAQIDAVNRPYKLFRHQLGQSAESDQLLFHEADDSYFLGIDKTRSEAYLLLSLGSNITSEVYYLDANDPNGEFRLIRPRETGIEYEIEHHTDTFYILTNDNALNFKLMQAPVSNPSVEHWKTVIEHHEDVFLMGVSAFADHLVIYDRESGLPNIRVRKLSTQEEHRISFPEPTYEVSESINPEFNTQILRFGYTSLVTPSSIFEYNLDTQIRELKKETPVLGGYDRTQYKSERLEAIAADGAKIPLSIVYRGDLDRNGRNPLLMTGYGSYGVNYPDVFSSTRLALLDRGVVLAIAHIRGGSELGRKWYLDGKFLQKQNTFSDFITCAETLIQAGWTDRDHLAISGGSAGGLLVGAVINQRPDLFRAAIAQVPFVDVVTTILDTSLPLSAIEWEEWGNPNEREFYFYMKGYSPYDNVEAKAYPALLVTAGLNDPRVSYWEPAKWTAKLRALKTDTNVLLLKTNMGAGHGGASGRYERLKEIAFEYAFLLDQWKIT, from the coding sequence ATGAAACAGTCCTACCCAATCGCGCCCAAGCATCCCTATGTGCATCAACTGCATGGAGATGAACGCATTGACGATTATTCTTGGTTGAGAGAACGCGACAATCCTGAAGTTATCGCCTATCTAGAAGCAGAGAATACTTACACGGAAGCACGAATGCAGCATACCGAATCGCTGCAAACTCAACTCTACGAGGAAATGCTCTCGCGGATTCAAGAAGATGATTTATCAGTGCCTTACCGCTACGGTGAGTTTTATTACTACACGCGCACTGAAACTGGAAAAGCTTATCCGATTCACTGTCGTAAATATCAAACATTAGATGCGCCCGAAGAAATACTTCTGGATCAAAATCAACTAGCTGAAGGGACAGAGTACTTTAGCTTAGGCGGGTTTGAAATTAGTCCAAATCATCAATTATTGGCATATTCGATCGATACAACAGGTGCAGAACGCTACACCCTATTTTTCCTAGATTTAGCAACTCATCAACTGTATCCCGAATCGATTCCTGATACTGCTTCTTTTACTTGGGGCAATGATAATCAAACGGTTTTCTATGCTCAAATTGATGCTGTAAATCGCCCGTACAAGCTATTTCGACATCAGTTAGGTCAGAGCGCAGAGTCGGATCAACTGCTGTTTCATGAAGCAGATGATTCTTATTTCCTCGGTATTGATAAAACTCGGAGTGAAGCGTATTTGCTTCTGAGTTTAGGTAGTAACATTACCTCGGAAGTTTACTATCTCGATGCGAATGATCCGAATGGGGAGTTTCGCCTAATTCGTCCCCGCGAGACTGGAATTGAGTATGAAATTGAGCATCATACGGATACCTTTTATATTCTGACGAATGACAACGCGCTGAATTTCAAACTCATGCAAGCTCCGGTGAGCAATCCGAGCGTTGAACATTGGAAGACAGTGATTGAACATCATGAAGATGTATTTTTAATGGGTGTCAGTGCGTTTGCCGATCATTTAGTTATTTACGATCGCGAATCTGGACTGCCGAATATTCGAGTGCGTAAATTGTCCACTCAGGAAGAACATCGCATCTCATTTCCCGAACCCACTTACGAAGTTTCAGAATCGATCAATCCAGAATTCAATACGCAGATTCTTCGGTTTGGCTACACTTCGCTAGTTACGCCATCTTCGATTTTTGAATACAATCTCGACACACAGATCCGCGAACTGAAGAAAGAAACCCCTGTTTTGGGTGGCTACGATCGCACTCAGTACAAGAGCGAACGACTCGAAGCGATCGCAGCCGATGGTGCGAAGATTCCTTTGTCGATCGTGTACCGAGGAGATCTCGATCGCAATGGACGAAATCCTTTGCTGATGACAGGTTATGGCTCTTATGGCGTTAACTATCCAGATGTTTTTTCGTCTACTCGATTAGCTTTACTCGATCGAGGTGTAGTTCTCGCGATCGCGCATATTCGAGGGGGTTCGGAACTCGGGCGCAAGTGGTATTTAGATGGAAAATTCTTGCAAAAGCAGAATACTTTCAGTGATTTTATTACCTGTGCCGAAACGTTGATTCAAGCAGGTTGGACAGATCGTGATCATTTAGCAATTTCTGGCGGCAGTGCGGGTGGATTGCTTGTCGGAGCCGTGATTAATCAGCGTCCAGACTTGTTTCGAGCTGCGATCGCACAAGTTCCTTTCGTCGATGTCGTTACTACGATTTTAGATACCTCGCTGCCTTTATCAGCAATAGAATGGGAAGAGTGGGGCAATCCGAATGAACGAGAGTTTTACTTTTATATGAAAGGCTATTCGCCTTACGATAATGTTGAAGCCAAGGCATATCCCGCGTTGCTTGTAACTGCTGGCTTAAACGATCCGCGTGTTTCTTACTGGGAACCTGCAAAGTGGACAGCAAAGCTCCGCGCTCTCAAAACTGACACAAACGTTTTACTCTTAAAAACCAACATGGGAGCCGGCCATGGTGGTGCATCGGGACGATATGAGCGATTAAAAGAAATTGCCTTTGAATACGCTTTTCTACTCGATCAGTGGAAGATTACCTGA
- a CDS encoding hydroxysqualene dehydroxylase, which produces MKAVSETRSMNQTQKSPKVVVVGAGWAGLGSAYHLAKQGYDVTLLEAGGYPGGLVAGWKTAQGRSVEAGIHGFWYPYRNIFSLVEQLGLQPFTDWTRSSQYSPNGLEVESPIFQQEPRLPTPLGTFLYTRFKRLPLSDRLSALPLLYAVVDFDNSDEAWQRYDSVTARELFKQFGVSARLYKESFEPMLLVGLFAPGEQCSAAAALGMLYYFILAHQPDFDVVWCRGTVGDQIFRPWVEQIETAGGRVLTQKRVSDVIIQDGKATGVVCGEEVFEADAVIFSVGITGMQKIVSSSATLRQFPEFCNLMNLSAIDVLATRLWFDRKVSVPLPSNACFGFDNTTGWTFFDLNALHDEWKDQPGSVIEADFYHANQLLPMSDADIVAKVHRDLATCVPEFRSAKVIDSSVIRLSKAVTHFAPGSYQSMLSGTTSIANLLMSGDWIITRHGSWSQEKAYVTGLEAANRVIEQFRMGSPAPIIPVEPDEPHIDIARTTNRMLRDWASRVFPSLWLP; this is translated from the coding sequence GTGAAAGCGGTTAGCGAAACTCGATCGATGAATCAAACTCAGAAATCTCCCAAAGTCGTTGTCGTCGGAGCAGGATGGGCTGGCTTAGGCTCAGCCTATCATCTGGCAAAACAAGGGTATGATGTCACGCTCTTAGAAGCAGGCGGGTATCCAGGTGGACTGGTTGCAGGTTGGAAAACGGCGCAAGGTCGATCGGTCGAAGCGGGAATCCATGGATTCTGGTATCCCTACCGCAATATTTTCTCGCTGGTCGAACAGTTAGGCTTGCAGCCTTTTACGGATTGGACTCGCTCTTCGCAATATTCTCCGAATGGTTTAGAAGTCGAGTCTCCAATTTTCCAGCAAGAGCCGAGACTGCCTACGCCTTTGGGGACGTTCTTGTACACTCGGTTTAAGCGATTACCTTTAAGCGATCGACTGTCTGCTTTGCCATTGCTTTATGCGGTGGTTGATTTTGATAATTCAGATGAAGCATGGCAGCGATATGATTCGGTCACTGCTCGTGAGCTTTTCAAACAGTTTGGAGTCTCTGCTCGGCTGTACAAAGAGTCATTTGAGCCGATGTTACTGGTGGGATTATTTGCACCGGGAGAACAATGTTCGGCAGCAGCAGCTTTAGGAATGCTGTACTACTTTATTTTGGCGCATCAGCCTGATTTTGATGTGGTTTGGTGTCGGGGCACTGTGGGAGATCAGATCTTTCGTCCTTGGGTTGAACAAATTGAGACTGCTGGTGGGCGAGTGCTGACTCAAAAGCGCGTCAGCGATGTGATCATCCAAGATGGAAAAGCAACTGGGGTTGTATGTGGAGAAGAGGTATTTGAAGCAGATGCCGTGATCTTTTCAGTTGGGATTACTGGGATGCAAAAGATTGTTAGCAGTAGTGCAACTTTGCGTCAGTTTCCTGAATTTTGTAACTTGATGAATTTAAGTGCGATCGATGTCTTAGCAACTCGGCTGTGGTTCGATCGTAAAGTGTCTGTTCCTCTACCCTCGAATGCTTGCTTTGGGTTTGATAACACAACAGGCTGGACATTCTTTGATCTGAATGCGCTGCATGACGAATGGAAAGATCAGCCTGGTAGTGTGATTGAAGCAGATTTTTATCATGCGAATCAACTGCTGCCGATGAGTGATGCAGACATTGTTGCGAAAGTGCATCGCGATCTAGCAACTTGTGTGCCTGAGTTTCGGTCTGCGAAAGTCATAGATAGCAGTGTGATTCGACTCTCGAAAGCAGTGACGCACTTCGCTCCTGGAAGCTATCAGTCGATGCTTTCGGGAACGACGAGCATCGCGAATCTCTTGATGAGTGGCGATTGGATTATTACTCGGCATGGGTCTTGGTCACAGGAAAAAGCGTATGTGACTGGGCTTGAGGCTGCGAATCGAGTGATTGAGCAGTTCAGAATGGGTTCACCTGCACCGATTATTCCAGTTGAACCTGATGAACCTCATATCGATATTGCTCGCACCACAAACCGGATGCTGAGAGACTGGGCAAGTCGCGTTTTTCCATCGCTCTGGTTACCTTGA
- a CDS encoding DUF4351 domain-containing protein: MVKKADIGGKRLISLAPTAWVQWVTQQPDVIAQEILGSDFQWVSRENDVLVKAYSPTQGEFLILNELQLRYNDKLPVRMRAYAALAEEKYSLPIYPVLINILPPASTVTILDRYESNFMGLQSRQDYQVINLWEIEASIVFEQSLNALLPFVPVLKNGGETTVVQRALNQLRGDQQLVELESLLAFFASFVLGSEIVRQIMRWDMAVLRESPWYQEILREGERLGEQRGKQEGRQEEGRSLILKQLARRVGALSPETTAQVEALSIEQLEELGEALLDFTQIEELTVWLDQNA, from the coding sequence GTGGTCAAAAAAGCTGATATTGGTGGTAAACGTCTTATTAGTCTGGCACCGACTGCTTGGGTGCAATGGGTGACTCAGCAACCCGATGTGATTGCTCAAGAAATCCTCGGATCTGATTTTCAGTGGGTCAGCCGAGAAAATGATGTTTTGGTTAAAGCTTACAGCCCCACGCAGGGAGAGTTTCTGATTCTCAATGAGTTGCAGTTGCGCTACAACGACAAGCTGCCTGTGCGAATGCGAGCCTATGCAGCCCTCGCTGAGGAGAAGTATAGCCTCCCGATTTATCCGGTTTTAATCAACATCTTGCCCCCCGCATCTACAGTCACGATTCTCGATCGCTACGAATCCAACTTCATGGGGCTACAGTCGCGGCAAGATTACCAGGTCATTAATCTATGGGAAATAGAAGCCTCGATCGTCTTTGAGCAATCGCTGAATGCGCTCTTACCCTTTGTGCCCGTGTTGAAGAATGGTGGGGAGACTACAGTGGTACAGCGAGCCTTGAATCAATTGCGCGGGGATCAGCAATTGGTCGAATTGGAATCATTACTGGCATTTTTTGCTAGTTTTGTGTTGGGAAGTGAAATTGTTCGGCAAATTATGAGGTGGGATATGGCAGTACTGCGAGAGTCACCCTGGTATCAGGAGATTTTGCGAGAAGGGGAACGGTTGGGAGAACAGCGAGGAAAACAGGAAGGGCGACAAGAAGAAGGTCGATCGCTGATCTTAAAACAACTCGCCCGTCGAGTCGGTGCCCTTTCACCAGAAACAACTGCCCAGGTTGAGGCATTGTCGATCGAGCAACTCGAAGAATTAGGTGAAGCATTATTAGATTTCACGCAGATCGAAGAGTTGACAGTTTGGTTAGACCAGAACGCCTAA